In Besnoitia besnoiti strain Bb-Ger1 chromosome Unknown contig00037, whole genome shotgun sequence, the genomic stretch CCCTCAGGTACCAGCATGCAGGActcgaagaggacgcggggcGCGAGGTCAACGTCGGTGCCTGTCATGATGCTTCCCCGGCGGCTGTTGGAGCTCGACCCGGGAACGCTTCCACGCGTCGAAATGGACTCTGGCAAGCTCATTCTGACCTGGTCTGACCCGCCTGCCCCCCTAAGATGAAGTCTCTCTGGCTGCGGCAGGGCTTCCGAGCTGCCGCCAGACGCTGTcgcagagagctgcgagCTTCCAGCTGCAGAGTCCACTCGAGACCGCCGCCaactgcgccgcctcgcgaccCCACTGTATCTACGATCGATCTGGCTTGCGCGgtgccctgcgcggccgctcggcCGGCGGAGGTGGGCCGTTCGACTCTCCATCGCGAAAGACACAAACCGAGCGGCGCACCACTCTGGGTTCGCGAGCTTTCCGTGGAGTCGCATGCGCTGTCTTCGGAACCAGCTCtggagcgtctccgcggccaaGTGGTGGCGAAGGTCGTACCTGGTCTCCACGTGGGCAAGCTCGGGAAACTTCCCCATCCAACTGCTGATGAGGCGCGGATTCAGCTCGACCTGGCCGTCCTGCATGTCCATGACGCCGTGACTCATGGCGTGGAATTCGCACGCTCGCTTGGCGCAGTTGAGAACCACGTCCCGAAGATGGACTCGCGCCCCAGCGTAGACTGGAAGGCCGTATTTGGCGATGTACTTGAGCACTTTCTGCCGTTTCTCATCGGGGTGAAAACGGTGCTTTATGCCCATTGGCTGGTCGATCGTCCTCAGGAGGGCGATCATGTCAGTGAGGCTTTTGTAGTTCGTGCTGAGCTCGTTCTTGGGGTTCCAGCGTTCAATCAAGACGCGTTTCTGACACGAAATATTCCACAAGTTCTCGTCCTTCACTGTGTCCATGTATTCGTCGAGGACAGCGGTGGTGAAGAGATCCATGAGGATGAAAAAAACGAGGACGATGAAGGAAATGCAGAAGACCACAACTGTCACGCGGAGCAGTTTCTGGTCTGTCGCGGTGTAGTgcatccgcagctgctgaagaaTCATGTGCCAGTCCTCGCCAGTGCAGCTGCCTATCAGCGCCATCACGGCCCTCGGCAGCATTTTGAAGTTTGCGTGGCGATTGAAGTACGTTTCTACTGGGgcgccgctgaagaggaCGACCCCCAggtggcgaagaagaaaatcgAGAGGCCCAGAAGCGTAAGCACGCTGAGGAAGCTCTCCATAACTCGCGAGATCGTTGTAAAACAACGTCTGGAAAAAGGGCATCTGGCGGTATAGGAAGCGCGCGATCCGGAAGAGGCGTAAAC encodes the following:
- a CDS encoding transporter, cation channel family protein (encoded by transcript BESB_051210), with the translated sequence MPFFQTLFYNDLASYGELPQRAYASGPLDFLLRHLGVVLFSGAPVETYFNRHANFKMLPRAVMALIGSCTGEDWHMILQQLRMHYTATDQKLLRVTVVVFCISFIVLVFFILMDLFTTAVLDEYMDTVKDENLWNISCQKRVLIERWNPKNELSTNYKSLTDMIALLRTIDQPMGIKHRFHPDEKRQKVLKYIAKYGLPVYAGARVHLRDVVLNCAKRACEFHAMSHGVMDMQDGQVELNPRLISSWMGKFPELAHVETRYDLRHHLAAETLQSWFRRQRMRLHGKLANPEWCAARFVSFAMESRTAHLRRPSGRAGHRASQIDRRYSGVARRRSWRRSRVDSAAGSSQLSATASGGSSEALPQPERLHLRGAGGSDQVRMSLPESISTRGSVPGSSSNSRRGSIMTGTDVDLAPRVLFESCMLVPEGTTTKETSSRERLSARSASRSDSLPQVASVENSPSDGPLTSCITTHLSQTEDP